A genomic segment from Sparus aurata chromosome 10, fSpaAur1.1, whole genome shotgun sequence encodes:
- the LOC115589716 gene encoding mucin-5AC-like — protein TTTAAPTTTTATPTTTTTAAATTTTTAGPTTTTTVAPTTTTTAAPTTTTTAAPTTTTTAAATTTTTAAPTTTTAAPTTTTTAAPTTTTTAAPTTTTTAAPTTTTTAAPTTTSTAAPTTTTTATPTTTTTAAPTTTTTAAPTSTTTAAPTTTTTAAPTTTTTAAPTTTTTATPTTTTTAAATTTTTAGPTTTTTVAPTTTTTAAPTTTTTAAPTTTTTAAATTTTTAAPTTTTAAPTTTTTAAPTTTTTAAPTTTTTAAPTTTTTAAPTTTTTAAPTTTSTAAPTTTTTATPTTTTTAAATTTTTAAPTTTTTVAPTMTTTAAPTTTTTAAATTTTTAAPTTTTAAPTTTTAAPTTTTTAAPTTTTTEAPTTTTTAAPTTTTTAAPTTTTTAAPTTTTTATPTTTTTAAATTTTTAAPTTTTTTAPTTTTTAAPTTTTTAAATTTTTAAPTTTTTAAATTTTTAAPTTTTTAAPTTTTTAAPTTTTTAAPTTTTTAAPTTTTTAAPTTTTTAADTTTTTAAPTTTTTAAPTTTTTAAPTTTTTAAPTTTTTAAPTTTTTAAPTTTTTATPTTTTTAAPTTTTTAAATTTTTAAPTTTTAAPTTTTTAAPTTTTTAAPTTTTTEAPTTTTTAAPTTTTTAAPTTTTTAAPTTTTTVTPTTTTTAAPTTTTTAAPTTTTTAAATTTTTAAPTTTTTAAATTTTTAAPTTT, from the coding sequence acaaccacagcggctccaactacaaccacagctactccaacaacaacaacaacagctgctgccactacaacaaccacagcaggtccaactacaacaaccacagtggCACCAACTAcgacaaccacagcagctccaactacaacaaccacagctgctccaacaactacaacaacagctgctgccactacaacaaccacagcagctccaactacaaccacagcggctcctacaacaacaaccacagcagctcccactacaacaaccacagctgccccaacaacaacaaccacagcggccccaacaacaacaaccacagctgccccaacaacaacaagcacagcggctccaactacaacaacaacagctactccaacaacaacaacaacagcagctcccactacaacaaccacagctgccccgacatcaacaaccacagcggccccaacaacaacaaccacagctgctcctacaacgacaaccacagcggctccaactacaacaaccacagctactccaacaacaacaacaacagctgctgccactacaacaaccacagcaggtccaactacaacaaccacagtggCACCAACTAcgacaaccacagcagctccaactacaacaaccacagctgctccaacaactacaacaacagctgctgccactacaacaaccacagcagctccaactacaaccacagcggctcctacaacaacaaccacagcagctcccactacaacaaccacagctgccccaacaacaacaaccacagcggccccaacaacaacaaccacagctgccccaacaacaacaaccacagctgctcctacaacaacaagcacagcggctccaactacaacaacaacagctactccaacaacaacaaccacagctgctgctactacaacaaccacagctgctccaactaCAACCACCACAGTGGCACCAACTAtgacaaccacagcagctccaacaactacaacaacagctgctgccactacaacaaccacagcagctccaactacaaccacagcggctcctacaacaacaacagcagctcccactacaacaaccacagctgccccaacaacaacaaccacagaggccccaacaacaacaaccacagctgccccaacaacaacaaccacagctgctcctacaacaacaaccacagcggctccaactacaacaaccacagctactccaacaacaacaaccacagctgctgctactacaacaaccacagcggctccaactacaacaaccacaacgGCTCCAACTAcgacaaccacagctgctccaacaactacaacaacagctgctgccactacaacaaccacagcagctccaactacaacaactacagctgctgccactacaacaaccacagcagctccaactacaacaactacagctgctccaacaacaacaactacagcagctccaacaacaacaaccacagcagctccaacaactacaacaacagcggctccaactacaacaaccacagctgctccaacaactacaacaacagctgctgacactacaacaaccacagcagctccaactacaacaactacagctgctccaacaacaacaactacagcagctccaacaacaacaaccacagcagctccaacaacaacaaccacagcagctccaacaactacaaccacagcagctccaacaacaacaaccacagctactccaacaactacaaccacagcagctccaacaactacaacaacagctgctgccactacaacaaccacagcagctccaactacaaccacagcggctcctacaacaacaaccacagcagctcccactacaacaaccacagctgccccaacaacaacaaccacagaggccccaacaacaacaaccacagctgccccaacaacaacaaccacagctgctcctacaacaacaaccacagcggctccaactacaacaactacagtGACACCAACTAcgacaaccacagcagctccaactacaacaaccacagctgctccaacaactacaacaacagctgctgccactacaacaaccacagcagctccaactacaacaactacagctgctgccactacaacaaccacagcagctccaactacaaca